In Aeromicrobium marinum DSM 15272, one genomic interval encodes:
- a CDS encoding acyl-CoA dehydrogenase family protein encodes MSDLFALSEEHRAIREAVRAVAENKIAPWAAEVDEDARFPREAADALLASDFHAPHVPEEYGGAGADALATVLVIEEVARVCVSSSLIPAVNKLGSLPVQIGGDEQIKATYLGRLARGEGGFSYCLSEPDAGSDAANQKTRAVRDGDDWVLNGVKRWITNAGESEYYTVLAQTDPEKRTKGITAFVVEKSDEGVSFGAPEKKLGIKGSPTREVYLDHVRIPGDRIIGEVGQGFALAMQTLDHTRVTIAAQAVGVAQGALDHALGYVQERRQFGKAIAEFQGIEFMLADMGMKIEAARQLTYAAAGRSERGDADLTFFGAAAKAFASDVAMQVTVDAVQLLGGYGYTRDYPVERMMRDAKITQIYEGTNQVQRVVMGRQLLAGVQSTL; translated from the coding sequence GTGTCTGATCTGTTCGCCCTGTCCGAGGAGCACCGCGCCATCCGCGAGGCCGTCCGCGCCGTCGCCGAGAACAAGATCGCCCCGTGGGCGGCCGAGGTCGACGAGGACGCGCGGTTCCCCCGCGAGGCGGCCGACGCCCTGCTGGCGTCGGACTTCCACGCCCCGCACGTGCCCGAGGAGTACGGAGGCGCCGGTGCGGACGCCCTGGCCACGGTGCTGGTCATCGAGGAGGTCGCTCGCGTCTGCGTGTCCAGCTCGCTGATCCCCGCCGTCAACAAGCTGGGATCGCTGCCGGTGCAGATCGGCGGTGACGAGCAGATCAAGGCGACGTACCTCGGCCGTCTGGCTCGCGGCGAGGGCGGCTTCTCCTACTGCCTGTCCGAGCCCGACGCGGGCTCGGACGCGGCCAACCAGAAGACCCGCGCGGTCCGCGACGGCGACGACTGGGTGCTCAACGGGGTGAAGCGCTGGATCACCAACGCCGGTGAGTCCGAGTACTACACGGTGCTGGCGCAGACCGATCCGGAGAAGCGCACCAAGGGCATCACGGCCTTCGTGGTCGAGAAGTCCGACGAGGGCGTGTCGTTCGGTGCGCCGGAGAAGAAGCTCGGCATCAAGGGGTCTCCCACCCGGGAGGTGTACCTGGACCACGTCCGCATCCCCGGTGACCGGATCATCGGCGAGGTCGGACAGGGCTTCGCCCTCGCGATGCAGACGCTGGACCACACCCGCGTCACGATCGCCGCGCAGGCGGTCGGCGTGGCCCAGGGCGCCCTGGACCACGCGCTCGGGTACGTGCAGGAGCGCCGGCAGTTCGGCAAGGCGATCGCCGAGTTCCAGGGCATCGAGTTCATGCTCGCCGACATGGGCATGAAGATCGAGGCGGCCCGCCAGCTCACCTACGCGGCAGCCGGTCGGTCCGAGCGCGGGGACGCCGACCTCACGTTCTTCGGCGCCGCGGCGAAGGCGTTCGCGTCCGACGTCGCGATGCAGGTGACCGTCGACGCGGTCCAGCTGCTCGGCGGCTACGGCTACACCCGGGACTACCCCGTGGAGCGGATGATGCGCGACGCGAAGATCACCCAGATCTACGAGGGCACCAACCAGGTGCAGCGCGTCGTCATGGGCCGCCAGCTCCTCGCAGGGGTCCAGTCCACCCTCTGA
- a CDS encoding VOC family protein — protein sequence MALVTFKDLCIDASDPAVMTDFWSRSLGLAGEVFEDDGSGVLRGERPEQTVWVNPVPEPVAVKNRVHLDLRSPSLDPFAGCRRLTEVGQFPWTVFADPEGNEFCVFVDERTGGPQLKDVVVDAVDPRTIAVWWAGVWGGEVSHPEGYSHVDEIPGAPVESFDFVAVPETKRVKNRLHWDVTLEPGVTVDDLVAVGAVVLATPTEDDRWTVMADPEGNEFCVFEHDAADGVE from the coding sequence ATGGCTCTGGTGACGTTCAAGGACCTGTGCATCGACGCGTCCGACCCGGCGGTGATGACGGACTTCTGGTCGCGGTCGCTCGGACTGGCCGGCGAGGTGTTCGAGGACGACGGCAGCGGGGTCCTGCGGGGTGAGCGGCCGGAGCAGACCGTCTGGGTCAACCCGGTGCCCGAGCCGGTCGCGGTCAAGAACCGGGTGCACCTCGACCTGCGCTCGCCGTCGCTCGACCCGTTCGCCGGGTGCCGCCGGCTCACCGAGGTCGGACAGTTCCCCTGGACGGTGTTCGCCGACCCGGAGGGCAACGAGTTCTGCGTGTTCGTCGACGAGCGGACCGGCGGGCCGCAGCTGAAGGACGTCGTCGTCGACGCCGTGGATCCGCGCACGATCGCCGTGTGGTGGGCCGGGGTCTGGGGTGGCGAGGTGTCGCATCCCGAGGGGTACTCGCACGTCGACGAGATCCCGGGTGCTCCGGTCGAGTCCTTCGACTTCGTCGCGGTGCCGGAGACGAAGCGGGTCAAGAACCGGCTGCACTGGGACGTCACCCTCGAGCCCGGCGTGACCGTCGACGACCTGGTCGCCGTCGGTGCGGTCGTGCTGGCGACCCCCACCGAGGACGACCGGTGGACGGTCATGGCCGATCCCGAGGGCAACGAGTTCTGCGTGTTCGAGCACGACGCGGCCGATGGGGTTGAATGA
- the dapE gene encoding succinyl-diaminopimelate desuccinylase, giving the protein MPLLDLTADVVTLTAAVVDIASESHHEQVIADEVEARLLELDHLQVVRDGHTIIARTELGRSSRVVIAGHLDTVPANGNFPSRLDGDVLHGLGTCDMKGGVAIALHLAATVPDPAWDVTWVFYEAEEVAAEFNGLGRIARERPELLAADFAILMEPSDAGIEAGCQGTLRVDVTTGGERAHSARSWRGSNAIHAAGEVLARLRAYEPRRVVIDGLEYREGLNAVGISGGVAGNVIPDACTVTVNFRFAPDRDEAAALAHVQEVFDGFDLVVTDSAPGALPGLTAPAAAAFVEAVGESPRPKYGWTDVAQFSVLGVPAVNYGPGDPNFAHKANEHVPVEHLHRVERRLREWLTT; this is encoded by the coding sequence GTGCCCCTCCTCGACCTGACCGCGGACGTCGTGACCCTCACCGCTGCCGTGGTCGACATCGCGTCGGAGAGTCACCACGAGCAGGTCATCGCCGACGAGGTGGAGGCCCGGTTGCTCGAGCTCGACCACCTGCAGGTCGTCCGGGACGGCCACACGATCATCGCCCGCACCGAGCTGGGCCGGTCGTCCCGCGTGGTCATCGCCGGTCACCTCGACACCGTGCCGGCCAACGGCAACTTCCCGTCGCGGCTCGACGGCGACGTGCTGCACGGGCTGGGCACCTGCGACATGAAGGGCGGGGTCGCGATCGCGCTGCACCTGGCCGCGACCGTGCCCGATCCCGCGTGGGACGTCACCTGGGTCTTCTACGAGGCCGAGGAGGTCGCCGCCGAGTTCAACGGCCTCGGCCGGATCGCCCGCGAGCGACCCGAGCTGCTGGCCGCCGACTTCGCGATCCTCATGGAGCCGTCCGACGCCGGCATCGAGGCCGGCTGCCAGGGGACGCTGCGGGTCGACGTCACCACCGGCGGTGAGCGGGCCCACTCCGCGCGGTCGTGGAGGGGCAGCAACGCCATCCACGCCGCGGGCGAGGTGCTCGCCCGCCTGCGGGCCTACGAGCCGCGGCGGGTGGTGATCGACGGCCTGGAGTACCGCGAGGGGCTCAACGCCGTGGGTATCAGCGGCGGGGTCGCCGGCAACGTGATCCCCGACGCCTGCACCGTGACGGTCAACTTCCGGTTCGCCCCCGACCGCGACGAGGCTGCCGCGCTGGCCCACGTGCAGGAGGTGTTCGACGGGTTCGACCTCGTCGTCACCGACTCGGCGCCCGGCGCACTGCCGGGGCTCACGGCGCCCGCGGCGGCGGCGTTCGTGGAGGCGGTGGGGGAGTCCCCTCGCCCCAAGTACGGGTGGACCGACGTGGCGCAGTTCTCGGTGCTGGGCGTCCCTGCGGTCAACTACGGACCCGGCGACCCGAACTTCGCGCACAAGGCCAACGAGCACGTCCCGGTCGAGCACCTGCACCGGGTCGAACGACGACTGCGGGAGTGGCTGACCACGTGA
- a CDS encoding TIGR00730 family Rossman fold protein: MADHVNNSFYKGPVRLRGDHIPASTTDQRLLDTGGSADWVHTDPWRVLRIQAEFVEGFGQLAELGPAVSVFGSARTSPDDPLYEAARELAARLCRAGYAVVTGGGPGAMEAANRGAHECGGVSVGLGIELPHEQGLNEFVDIGINFRYFFVRKTMFVKYSQGFVVMPGGFGTLDELFEALTLAQTGKVTTFPIVLFGTEYWGGLIDWIRDTMLADGKISPADLDLIHVTDDVEDAVAWFVARD; encoded by the coding sequence GTGGCTGACCACGTGAACAACTCGTTCTACAAGGGGCCGGTCCGCCTGCGCGGCGACCACATCCCCGCCAGCACCACCGACCAGCGGCTCCTCGACACCGGCGGCAGCGCCGACTGGGTGCACACCGACCCGTGGCGGGTGCTGCGGATCCAGGCCGAGTTCGTCGAGGGCTTCGGCCAGCTGGCCGAGCTGGGCCCCGCGGTGTCGGTCTTCGGCTCGGCCCGCACCTCCCCGGACGATCCTCTGTACGAGGCGGCACGTGAGCTCGCTGCCAGGCTCTGCCGAGCCGGTTACGCGGTCGTCACCGGCGGAGGGCCCGGTGCCATGGAGGCGGCCAACCGTGGTGCGCACGAGTGCGGCGGGGTGTCGGTGGGCCTGGGCATCGAGCTCCCGCACGAACAGGGCCTGAACGAGTTCGTCGACATCGGCATCAACTTCCGCTACTTCTTCGTGCGCAAGACCATGTTCGTCAAGTACTCCCAGGGCTTCGTGGTCATGCCGGGCGGCTTCGGCACCCTCGACGAGCTCTTCGAGGCGCTGACCCTCGCCCAGACCGGCAAGGTCACCACCTTCCCGATCGTGCTGTTCGGCACCGAATACTGGGGCGGCCTGATCGACTGGATCCGCGACACGATGCTGGCCGACGGCAAGATCAGCCCCGCCGACCTCGACCTCATCCACGTGACCGACGACGTCGAGGACGCGGTCGCGTGGTTCGTGGCCCGCGACTGA
- a CDS encoding DNA-3-methyladenine glycosylase I: protein MSPDLVIGDDGQPRCPWGDAAGERDYHDTEWGRPVTDDTALFERISLEAFQSGLSWSIILRKRDNFRAAFAGFDPGVVATFGPGDVDRLLADAGIVRNRAKIEATIGNARAVLDLDRPLGELLWSFAPPPRPAPSRLADVPATTPESVAMARTLKRAGLRFVGPTTAYALMQAVGMVDDHLDGCSART, encoded by the coding sequence ATGAGTCCGGACCTGGTGATCGGCGACGACGGCCAACCCCGCTGCCCGTGGGGTGACGCCGCCGGCGAGCGCGACTACCACGACACCGAGTGGGGCCGGCCGGTCACCGACGACACCGCGCTGTTCGAGCGGATCAGTCTCGAGGCGTTCCAGTCCGGCCTGTCGTGGTCGATCATCCTGCGCAAGCGCGACAACTTCCGGGCCGCCTTCGCGGGGTTCGATCCCGGGGTGGTCGCGACGTTCGGCCCCGGGGACGTCGACCGCCTGCTGGCCGACGCCGGGATCGTGCGCAACCGCGCCAAGATCGAGGCGACGATCGGCAACGCGCGCGCCGTGCTCGACCTCGACCGCCCGCTCGGTGAGCTGCTGTGGTCGTTCGCACCCCCGCCGCGGCCCGCGCCGTCTCGGCTGGCCGACGTGCCGGCCACGACGCCGGAGTCGGTGGCGATGGCCAGGACCCTCAAGCGGGCCGGCCTGCGGTTCGTCGGACCCACCACCGCGTACGCCCTCATGCAGGCCGTCGGCATGGTCGACGACCACCTGGACGGGTGCTCCGCGCGGACCTAG
- a CDS encoding SAM-dependent methyltransferase, producing the protein MELHRSDRASITARATLMMRVLELDRPPSRRIVSDEVAPYFLPSAARRALAPAVYLAPPRHALERTPLIAFTTSVLCRHAFIDAHLLEALPEVDQVVVLGAGYDSRAYRFAREIGGRPVFEVDLAPLSRRKAALVEARRDVFGDAVVRRVEIDFRTQSLRDRLAECGFVVGARTFVVWEGVVPYLTREAVDETLADLAAVCGPGSTVTIDVWHSLEGGGLWPRVRRAAESSLRLIGEPVDLMLPAAEIPGLLTPHGFAPVDLVGAEEIARRHSTDGRPCDPGIHLVAARSS; encoded by the coding sequence ATGGAGCTGCACCGGTCCGACCGGGCGAGCATCACCGCCCGCGCCACCCTGATGATGCGGGTGCTCGAGCTCGACCGGCCGCCCAGCCGCCGGATCGTGAGCGACGAGGTCGCCCCGTACTTCCTGCCGTCGGCGGCCCGCCGCGCCCTCGCGCCCGCGGTGTATCTCGCCCCGCCCCGGCACGCGCTCGAACGAACCCCCCTGATCGCCTTCACCACCTCGGTGCTGTGCCGGCACGCGTTCATCGACGCCCACCTCCTGGAGGCGCTGCCGGAGGTCGACCAGGTGGTGGTCCTCGGTGCCGGGTACGACAGCCGGGCGTACCGGTTCGCCCGCGAGATCGGTGGGCGACCGGTGTTCGAGGTCGACCTGGCCCCGTTGTCGCGTCGCAAGGCCGCCCTGGTCGAGGCGCGTCGCGACGTGTTCGGTGACGCCGTGGTCCGCCGGGTCGAGATCGACTTCCGCACCCAGTCGCTGCGCGATCGGCTGGCCGAGTGCGGCTTCGTCGTCGGGGCCCGCACCTTCGTGGTGTGGGAGGGCGTCGTGCCGTACCTGACCCGGGAGGCGGTCGACGAGACCCTGGCCGACCTGGCCGCGGTATGCGGCCCGGGATCGACGGTCACGATCGACGTCTGGCACTCCCTGGAGGGCGGCGGCCTCTGGCCGCGGGTCCGTCGTGCCGCGGAGAGCTCGCTGCGGCTGATCGGCGAGCCGGTCGACCTGATGCTGCCGGCGGCGGAGATCCCGGGCCTGCTGACACCCCACGGATTCGCCCCGGTCGACCTCGTCGGGGCCGAGGAGATCGCGCGCCGCCACTCCACCGACGGTCGGCCGTGCGATCCCGGCATCCATCTCGTCGCTGCACGCTCGTCGTAG
- a CDS encoding DUF3117 domain-containing protein translates to MAAMKPRTGDGPMEVTKEGRCIVMRVPLEGGGRLVVELNNEEASTLGDALKAV, encoded by the coding sequence ATGGCGGCCATGAAGCCTCGGACCGGCGACGGTCCGATGGAGGTCACCAAGGAAGGGCGCTGCATCGTCATGCGCGTCCCGTTGGAGGGCGGAGGACGACTCGTCGTCGAGCTCAACAACGAAGAGGCATCCACCCTGGGGGACGCACTCAAGGCCGTCTGA
- a CDS encoding O-methyltransferase translates to MTSPASQAYVDTYLAEDDHLADARRRADELGVVPIGPAAGAALGFLVSVVQARSVAEIGSGSGVSGLWMLRAMPADGVLTSVDLEAEHQRHAREVFTAAGIAPQRFRLIAGAGLEVMPRLTDAGYDLVFLDGDKVEYGEYLDEALRLVRPGGVVVFDNALWHDRVADPAHRDPETTAIRDLLERVSTDERLRPLLLPVGDGLLAAQLVD, encoded by the coding sequence ATGACCAGCCCCGCGAGTCAGGCCTATGTCGACACCTACCTGGCCGAGGACGACCACCTCGCCGACGCCCGCCGACGGGCGGACGAGCTCGGCGTGGTCCCGATCGGTCCCGCCGCCGGTGCCGCCCTCGGTTTCCTCGTGTCCGTCGTGCAGGCCCGGTCGGTCGCCGAGATCGGATCGGGCAGCGGCGTCTCGGGGCTGTGGATGCTGCGGGCCATGCCGGCCGACGGCGTCCTCACCTCGGTCGACCTGGAGGCCGAGCACCAGCGTCACGCCCGCGAGGTCTTCACGGCCGCCGGCATCGCACCCCAGCGCTTCCGCCTGATCGCCGGCGCGGGCCTGGAGGTCATGCCGCGGCTCACCGATGCCGGCTACGACCTGGTGTTCCTCGACGGCGACAAGGTCGAGTACGGCGAGTACCTCGACGAGGCCCTCCGTCTCGTGCGGCCCGGCGGCGTGGTCGTGTTCGACAACGCGCTGTGGCACGACCGGGTCGCCGACCCCGCGCACCGCGACCCCGAGACGACCGCGATCCGCGACCTGCTCGAGCGGGTCAGCACCGACGAGCGCCTGCGTCCCCTGCTGCTGCCGGTGGGCGACGGACTGCTCGCCGCCCAGCTGGTCGACTGA
- the sigE gene encoding RNA polymerase sigma factor SigE — translation MTDTGELSTDEARVIAAAPSLEWADIVTEHSARVYRLAYRLTGNRQDAEDLTQDVFVRVFRSLDRYEPGNFPGWLHRITTNLFLDRARRSTRIRMDGFSEGAEERIESTEVRPEHAVHDAGFDPDIESALLSLPEEFRVAVVLCDVEGLSYEEISSVLGIKIGTVRSRIHRGRTQLRAALAHRAPRAGRTRFLGAVGV, via the coding sequence ATGACCGACACCGGGGAGCTCAGCACCGATGAGGCACGCGTGATCGCGGCAGCACCGTCGCTGGAGTGGGCCGACATCGTCACCGAGCACTCGGCGCGGGTCTACCGCCTCGCCTACCGGCTCACCGGCAACCGCCAGGACGCCGAGGACCTCACCCAGGACGTGTTCGTGCGGGTGTTCCGCTCGCTCGACCGCTACGAGCCCGGCAACTTCCCGGGGTGGCTGCACCGGATCACGACGAACCTGTTCCTCGACCGCGCACGGCGGTCGACGCGCATCAGGATGGACGGGTTCAGCGAGGGTGCCGAGGAGCGGATCGAGAGCACCGAGGTCCGCCCCGAGCACGCCGTGCACGATGCGGGGTTCGACCCCGACATCGAGTCCGCGCTGCTGTCGCTGCCCGAGGAGTTCCGCGTGGCCGTGGTGCTGTGCGACGTCGAGGGGCTCAGCTACGAGGAGATCTCCTCGGTGCTGGGCATCAAGATCGGCACGGTGCGGTCGCGGATCCACCGTGGCCGGACCCAGCTGCGGGCGGCGTTGGCGCACCGCGCCCCCCGGGCCGGCCGCACCCGGTTCCTGGGAGCGGTCGGGGTCTGA
- a CDS encoding anti-sigma factor family protein, whose protein sequence is MPHLGVEVAAFVDGQLPPAAMQAAHRHLAECSRCRDDVAQQQHLKHRMGFSGDPALPPGLAAALTHLPDREVAAPRSWVQESRAVRAGVALAGASVAVFLAAFVVGQHEQRSGDPVVPRFDEYAARFVAEAAADRSPEAGSQVVQAGVRLTPQRLDELDADGWPCGPQLAGSLHRVEGHRVVDANAVRLAYRGDGVRLHLVEQRGSLDRASVEGFREAVVAGSRVWVRDGIPTVVTWDSDGIVYTVVTDASPVRIEAVVDDLPSDPARGIADRVDDGIDRMTGWIAAS, encoded by the coding sequence ATGCCGCACCTGGGTGTCGAGGTCGCAGCGTTCGTCGACGGGCAGCTCCCGCCCGCGGCGATGCAGGCTGCGCACCGGCACCTGGCGGAGTGCAGCCGCTGCCGCGACGACGTGGCCCAGCAGCAGCACCTCAAGCACCGGATGGGGTTCAGCGGCGATCCCGCCCTCCCGCCCGGTCTGGCGGCGGCGCTGACCCATCTGCCGGACCGTGAGGTGGCCGCGCCGCGGTCGTGGGTGCAGGAGAGTCGGGCCGTGCGTGCCGGGGTCGCCCTGGCCGGCGCCTCGGTCGCGGTCTTCCTGGCCGCCTTCGTGGTCGGTCAGCACGAGCAGCGCTCGGGCGACCCGGTGGTTCCCCGGTTCGACGAGTACGCGGCCAGGTTCGTCGCCGAGGCGGCTGCCGACCGGTCACCGGAGGCGGGCTCGCAGGTCGTGCAGGCCGGTGTCCGGCTGACGCCCCAGCGGCTCGACGAGCTGGATGCCGACGGGTGGCCGTGCGGACCGCAGCTGGCGGGCTCGCTGCACCGGGTCGAGGGTCACCGGGTCGTGGACGCGAACGCCGTCCGGCTGGCGTACCGGGGCGACGGGGTGCGGCTGCACCTCGTCGAGCAGCGGGGCTCGTTGGACCGCGCGTCGGTCGAGGGCTTCCGCGAGGCCGTCGTGGCCGGGTCGCGGGTGTGGGTCCGCGACGGCATCCCGACCGTCGTCACGTGGGACAGCGACGGCATCGTGTACACGGTGGTCACCGACGCCTCGCCCGTCCGCATCGAGGCGGTCGTCGACGACCTGCCGAGCGACCCGGCGAGGGGAATCGCCGACCGGGTGGACGACGGGATCGACCGGATGACGGGATGGATCGCGGCGAGCTGA